The Rhodothermus sp. genome includes a window with the following:
- a CDS encoding 4Fe-4S binding protein — protein MTIAERLGKVNYRNQERRDARPHILVDTDICNTRCPHKATTYVCPANCYTIDEQGQVHFQFEDCIECGTCMYACDQGAVTWHYPDPEQGRGVNWNYG, from the coding sequence ATGACCATTGCCGAACGCCTCGGAAAAGTCAACTACCGTAACCAGGAACGCCGGGACGCCCGGCCGCACATCCTGGTGGATACCGACATCTGCAACACACGCTGCCCGCACAAAGCGACCACCTATGTGTGCCCGGCCAACTGCTATACAATTGATGAGCAGGGGCAGGTGCACTTTCAGTTCGAAGACTGTATCGAATGTGGCACCTGCATGTACGCCTGCGATCAGGGTGCCGTTACCTGGCACTATCCGGATCCCGAACAGGGCCGTGGCGTGAACTGGAATTACGGATAA
- a CDS encoding acyl-CoA dehydrogenase — MGSFPFNPDDAFLFESMLKEEDRLIMETAREYAQSCLEPRALEGNQQGIFHREIPREMGELGLLGATIDPRYGGGGTSYTAYGLIARELERVDSAYRSFMSVQSSLVMFPIEKYGTEEQKRKYLPKLATGELIGCFGLTEPDHGSDPGSMETTARRVDGGWILNGTKAWITNAPIADIAVVWARAREHPDDEGDIMGFILERDMPGLSTPETKNKMSLRASSTGEIVMEDVFVPDANVLPGVRGLRGPFSCLSNARYGIAWGTVGAAEDCYQRTRRYVMERTQFGYPLAAMQLIQTKLAHMLTEITQMQLLAFRLGQLADEGKVTPAQISLAKRNNAGKALEIARMARDMHGANGIVGDYRVIHHMVNLESVNTYEGTYDIHGLILGREITGIQAFVPRGNDLPPKKKPAPAATH; from the coding sequence ATGGGCTCGTTCCCCTTCAACCCGGATGACGCGTTCCTCTTCGAGTCGATGCTGAAGGAAGAGGACCGCCTGATCATGGAGACGGCACGCGAGTACGCGCAGAGCTGCCTCGAACCCCGAGCGCTCGAAGGCAACCAGCAGGGCATCTTTCACCGAGAGATTCCGCGCGAAATGGGCGAGCTGGGCCTGCTGGGCGCAACGATCGACCCCCGATATGGCGGCGGTGGCACCAGTTACACGGCCTACGGACTGATTGCGCGTGAGCTGGAACGCGTCGATTCAGCGTACCGCTCGTTCATGTCGGTCCAGTCGTCGCTCGTCATGTTTCCGATCGAGAAGTACGGCACCGAAGAACAAAAGCGCAAATACCTGCCCAAGCTGGCTACCGGAGAGCTGATCGGCTGCTTCGGATTGACCGAACCCGATCACGGCTCCGATCCGGGCTCGATGGAAACGACGGCCCGACGCGTCGACGGCGGCTGGATTCTCAACGGTACAAAAGCCTGGATCACGAACGCACCCATCGCCGACATTGCCGTGGTCTGGGCCCGCGCCCGAGAACATCCGGACGACGAGGGCGACATCATGGGCTTCATCCTCGAGCGCGACATGCCTGGCCTCTCAACACCGGAAACCAAAAACAAAATGTCATTGCGCGCCTCGTCAACCGGTGAGATCGTTATGGAAGACGTGTTCGTGCCTGATGCAAACGTACTGCCGGGGGTACGGGGACTGCGCGGACCGTTCTCCTGCCTGAGCAATGCCCGCTACGGCATCGCCTGGGGAACCGTAGGGGCGGCTGAAGACTGCTACCAGCGCACGCGGCGCTATGTAATGGAACGCACCCAGTTCGGCTACCCGCTGGCAGCCATGCAGCTCATCCAGACAAAGCTGGCCCATATGCTTACCGAGATTACCCAGATGCAACTGCTGGCCTTCCGGCTGGGGCAACTGGCCGATGAAGGTAAGGTAACCCCTGCGCAGATCTCCCTGGCCAAACGCAACAATGCGGGCAAAGCGCTGGAAATTGCGCGCATGGCGCGCGACATGCACGGCGCCAACGGGATCGTGGGCGACTACCGGGTCATTCACCACATGGTGAACCTCGAAAGCGTAAATACCTACGAGGGCACCTACGACATTCACGGCCTGATTCTCGGCCGCGAAATCACCGGCATTCAGGCTTTCGTCCCCCGCGGCAACGACCTGCCTCCGAAGAAAAAGCCAGCGCCAGCAGCAACGCACTGA